Proteins from a genomic interval of Acetobacterium woodii DSM 1030:
- the purR gene encoding pur operon repressor yields MKKNERISVITKILSDHPNEVFSYNYFTELLDAGKSSVCEDMAIVKNAIELTGTGYIETYAGASGGVVYHPKVTKAEEGAILKEIADQLQAPSRKIQGGFVYYSDILSNPRYSKNIGRIIASKYDEMDIEYVVTTETKGIPAAMETAHYLNVPMGLIRRSNRVTEGATTSVNYISGSSNKIKTMYLSRRIDLKDKKVLVIDDFMKGGGTAKGMTSLMEEVGAKVMGICVIFVTRSPAEKLVEDFTALIWMDDENMEAGLRVSLYSEV; encoded by the coding sequence ATGAAAAAAAATGAACGAATAAGTGTAATAACAAAAATATTGTCGGATCATCCGAATGAGGTTTTCAGTTATAATTATTTTACTGAACTGTTGGATGCCGGAAAATCAAGTGTCTGTGAAGATATGGCGATTGTTAAAAACGCCATTGAATTGACCGGCACCGGTTATATTGAAACCTATGCCGGAGCATCTGGTGGCGTCGTTTATCATCCCAAGGTAACCAAAGCGGAAGAGGGGGCAATTCTCAAGGAAATTGCTGATCAGTTGCAAGCACCGTCGCGAAAAATTCAGGGTGGTTTTGTTTATTATAGCGATATCCTCTCCAATCCCCGGTATTCAAAAAATATTGGACGGATTATTGCATCAAAATATGACGAAATGGATATTGAATATGTCGTGACAACCGAAACAAAAGGAATTCCAGCGGCAATGGAAACCGCCCATTATCTAAATGTGCCGATGGGTCTTATCCGTCGCTCCAATCGGGTAACCGAAGGGGCAACGACCAGTGTTAATTATATCTCCGGTTCCTCCAATAAAATAAAAACCATGTATTTGAGCCGGCGAATCGATTTGAAAGATAAAAAAGTACTGGTAATTGATGATTTTATGAAGGGTGGCGGAACGGCAAAAGGAATGACCAGTCTGATGGAAGAGGTCGGTGCAAAAGTAATGGGAATTTGTGTTATTTTTGTGACTCGTTCTCCGGCCGAAAAATTGGTTGAGGATTTTACCGCCCTAATCTGGATGGATGACGAAAATATGGAAGCCGGGTTACGTGTTTCGCTTTATTCGGAGGTCTGA
- the mfd gene encoding transcription-repair coupling factor, producing MKEENMELLYQNLMQVESIQTILNNINAGEIINLSNLSNSFKEVLTGLIFNQKKKRILYVTANDYLAQKTAQNLKKILAEQVLYFPAEPIHDYFADVHSQEINHQRLGAFEKFASDQEFVAVLGAETLLKKQLPQERFQALSFTLAVDDTWDPNKLIAYLLELGYESVSQVEARGQFAHRGGIIDVFSPTGSAAYRIEFFGDLIESLRTFDPQTQLSIAAVDDVLIFPGREIILTLEERTKALKQINKSYGQISGYESLIERISEDPSGHDETLFSFVKTEGMLLDYLGDCLIIWDEPPRIKEAQGLFINKLHNDFQTLMDEQLMFAEEKNKFYSFARIEKALEPQPQLKLHLFTARGKKGLSLDLGVKENDSLLGQIPLFIELIQKQLQNEAIIQLRARDQDGMKKLKDILTEAEIHRFTDTVEPGIQLTIGEISSGFELVNDKIICLNQGEIIKEAKRGKKHRRSKGRKIDSFTQLNQGDFVVHDTHGIGIYRGIEQLKIDEITKDLMVIEYAHEAKFYCPVDQMDAIQVYVGTGEKKPKINQLGTNDWSKSKSRVKAAVAEMADELIALYAKRQNLKGYAYGADSNWQQEFEDSFPHEETNDQLQAVDEIKEDMESPRPMDRLLCGDVGYGKTEVALRAIFKAVMEGKQVAFLVPTTILAQQHYQTALDRFKKYPVSIGLLSRFRSKTNQDQTLRELAAGQIDVVIGTHRLLSKDVKFKDLGLLVVDEEQRFGVGHKERIKQLKENVDVLTLSATPIPRTLHMSMIGVRDMSVIDEPPAGRRPVLTYVMEYNETIVKDAIQRELARQGQVYFVHNRIHDIFEVARKIQKLVPEARVVVAHGRMTGAELEDIMIAFLEDEYDVLVTTTIIESGLDIKNANTLIIDNGDYMGLSQLYQLRGRVGRSDVQGYTYVTHRPKILSEVSQKRLKAIKDFTAFGSGFKIALRDLEIRGAGNILGAAQSGNLATIGYELYCRILDQAIHERLGKELDFAASELIINLNVSSYIPENYISDEELKYDIYKKLSYVKSKNDYDELEDELLDRFGEIPDGVYNLMALAMIKHLGRRLGITEIRERGNSVLFTFDNHQEIPIPEPELMKELFNTYNIKFNAGKGDQIRWRIILKHERDQTYLKTLSDFLGRLEPAKN from the coding sequence ATGAAAGAAGAGAACATGGAATTACTTTATCAAAACCTCATGCAGGTCGAATCGATCCAAACAATTCTTAACAATATAAATGCCGGAGAAATCATCAATCTCTCTAATTTGAGTAACAGTTTTAAAGAAGTTCTTACCGGTCTGATCTTCAATCAGAAAAAAAAACGGATTCTTTATGTGACCGCGAACGATTATCTGGCTCAAAAAACAGCCCAAAATTTAAAAAAAATTTTAGCTGAACAGGTATTGTATTTTCCGGCTGAGCCGATTCACGATTATTTTGCCGATGTTCATAGTCAGGAAATTAATCATCAGCGGTTAGGCGCCTTTGAGAAATTCGCGTCGGACCAAGAATTTGTGGCGGTACTGGGGGCGGAAACGCTACTTAAAAAACAATTGCCCCAAGAACGCTTTCAAGCCCTTAGTTTTACTTTGGCGGTCGATGATACCTGGGACCCCAATAAGTTGATTGCTTATCTGCTTGAACTGGGTTACGAATCAGTTTCACAGGTTGAAGCAAGAGGTCAGTTTGCGCACCGTGGCGGGATTATCGATGTTTTTTCACCGACTGGTAGTGCCGCTTACCGGATTGAGTTTTTTGGCGATTTGATTGAGTCGTTAAGAACCTTTGACCCGCAAACGCAGTTGTCAATTGCGGCCGTTGATGATGTTCTGATTTTTCCCGGGCGGGAAATTATTTTAACGTTAGAGGAACGAACAAAAGCGTTAAAACAAATAAACAAAAGTTATGGCCAGATTTCTGGTTACGAAAGTCTGATTGAACGCATAAGTGAAGATCCCAGTGGCCATGACGAGACGTTGTTTTCCTTTGTTAAAACAGAAGGGATGTTACTTGATTATCTTGGTGATTGCCTGATCATTTGGGATGAACCACCGCGAATCAAAGAAGCCCAGGGACTTTTTATTAACAAACTCCACAACGATTTTCAGACGTTGATGGACGAACAGTTAATGTTCGCGGAAGAAAAAAATAAATTTTATTCATTTGCGAGAATCGAAAAAGCACTGGAACCGCAACCGCAATTAAAGCTGCATCTATTTACGGCCCGCGGTAAAAAAGGGCTGTCATTAGATTTAGGCGTCAAAGAAAATGATTCGCTGCTCGGTCAGATCCCACTATTTATTGAATTGATTCAAAAACAACTGCAAAATGAGGCCATTATTCAACTAAGAGCCCGCGATCAAGACGGGATGAAAAAATTAAAGGACATTTTGACTGAAGCGGAGATTCATCGTTTTACGGATACGGTGGAGCCGGGAATTCAGTTGACCATTGGGGAAATCAGCAGCGGTTTTGAACTGGTCAATGATAAAATAATTTGCCTTAATCAAGGTGAGATAATTAAGGAAGCGAAGCGGGGGAAAAAACACAGACGCTCAAAAGGCCGGAAAATTGATTCGTTCACACAACTCAATCAAGGTGATTTTGTCGTTCATGATACGCATGGAATTGGTATTTATCGCGGCATCGAACAATTAAAAATCGATGAAATCACGAAGGATTTAATGGTTATTGAATATGCCCATGAGGCCAAATTTTATTGCCCGGTTGATCAGATGGATGCTATTCAGGTTTATGTTGGTACCGGCGAGAAGAAACCCAAAATCAACCAACTGGGAACGAACGACTGGAGTAAATCAAAATCCCGGGTGAAAGCTGCCGTTGCCGAAATGGCGGATGAACTGATTGCCCTTTATGCCAAACGACAAAACTTAAAGGGTTATGCCTATGGCGCTGATTCGAACTGGCAGCAGGAGTTTGAAGATTCATTTCCCCATGAGGAAACAAATGACCAGCTACAGGCGGTTGATGAAATAAAAGAAGATATGGAATCACCCCGGCCGATGGATCGTTTGCTTTGCGGGGATGTCGGTTATGGTAAAACCGAGGTCGCACTGCGGGCGATCTTCAAGGCAGTCATGGAAGGCAAACAAGTGGCTTTTTTAGTGCCGACCACCATTTTAGCCCAACAGCATTATCAAACCGCATTGGATCGCTTTAAAAAATATCCGGTTAGCATTGGTTTGTTAAGTCGTTTTAGAAGTAAAACGAATCAGGATCAGACTTTAAGAGAATTGGCCGCCGGGCAGATTGATGTCGTGATCGGAACCCATCGATTGTTATCGAAGGATGTCAAATTCAAAGATTTGGGTTTGCTGGTAGTCGATGAGGAACAACGTTTTGGGGTGGGGCATAAAGAACGGATTAAACAACTTAAAGAAAATGTCGATGTGTTAACCCTGAGTGCCACGCCGATTCCCCGAACCTTGCATATGTCAATGATTGGGGTTCGCGATATGAGTGTTATTGATGAGCCGCCAGCGGGTCGGCGTCCGGTCCTAACCTATGTGATGGAATACAATGAAACGATTGTTAAAGATGCCATCCAACGGGAATTAGCCAGACAAGGACAGGTCTATTTCGTCCATAACCGGATTCACGATATTTTTGAAGTGGCGCGAAAAATTCAAAAACTGGTTCCGGAGGCTCGGGTGGTGGTCGCTCATGGCCGAATGACCGGTGCTGAACTGGAAGATATTATGATCGCCTTTTTAGAAGATGAATACGATGTCCTGGTGACCACGACCATTATTGAATCAGGTCTGGACATCAAAAATGCCAATACGTTGATTATTGACAACGGCGATTATATGGGCCTTTCGCAATTGTACCAACTGCGTGGTCGCGTCGGGCGCTCCGATGTTCAGGGGTATACCTATGTGACTCACCGGCCTAAAATATTGTCGGAGGTATCCCAGAAGCGGTTAAAGGCGATTAAAGACTTTACGGCTTTTGGTTCCGGCTTTAAAATTGCTTTACGAGATCTTGAAATACGGGGCGCGGGAAATATCCTGGGGGCCGCTCAGTCGGGAAATTTGGCAACCATCGGTTATGAACTGTATTGCCGGATTCTGGATCAAGCGATCCATGAACGGCTCGGAAAAGAACTGGATTTTGCAGCCAGCGAACTGATTATTAATTTGAATGTCAGCAGTTATATTCCTGAAAATTATATCTCCGATGAAGAACTCAAATATGATATTTATAAAAAATTGTCTTATGTCAAATCAAAAAACGATTATGATGAGCTGGAAGATGAACTGTTAGATCGCTTTGGTGAAATACCGGATGGCGTCTACAATCTGATGGCCTTAGCGATGATCAAACATCTGGGTCGCAGGCTTGGCATCACGGAGATTCGGGAGCGTGGAAACAGCGTTTTGTTCACCTTTGACAATCATCAGGAAATACCGATTCCAGAACCGGAATTGATGAAAGAATTATTCAATACCTATAATATTAAGTTTAATGCCGGAAAAGGGGACCAAATTCGCTGGCGGATTATTTTAAAACATGAACGGGATCAAACGTATTTAAAGACCTTGAGTGACTTTCTTGGCCGCTTAGAACCTGCGAAGAATTAA
- a CDS encoding SurA N-terminal domain-containing protein, with translation MKKSRIMALILTSVVCVSIFAGGCSLVKVNPEQDKKQVIAEIDGTPLLKESFNNYMAYYQMYFDASSKAFPTGAELETLKKNILDDLVRVETLTAKAKKDGVTVDESAISTNATSMMDSLKTSLGEDKYAAVLTTYNTDPTSFETFLNTFLLDYSYANTMETNYTTTLKGDPSKELDTVVGTVGGEDVKKDVYNYRLANEELLTYYQTQAALKTDAETMKKTNETIFNTIAQQKALAKYAEENNLTAKQEDIDSYMTTQDAFINYLLPGDEALQQFLDAKFLTVDQFKGFELQDGTASAITKAIQANIESTVKVTDGDIKKYYDDNKASYDTSTVSAKHILATDQALADQVYAEAKDVKTAAEFDAIMAKYKDTDGIKEAADLGAFTKSKMVSEFSDAAFAMDVNTVSEPVKTNYGYHVIYVYDKKDGEIPSLEDKKDEITATLKTQKVSDEFDALKTKLVNKEKIKINDIVTPADAYLNELKTELNVKVYEKRI, from the coding sequence ATGAAAAAATCTCGAATCATGGCTTTAATTCTGACCAGCGTTGTCTGCGTTAGTATTTTTGCCGGAGGTTGCAGTTTGGTTAAGGTAAATCCTGAACAGGATAAGAAACAGGTGATCGCCGAAATTGACGGAACACCGTTACTTAAAGAGAGTTTTAATAATTATATGGCTTATTACCAGATGTATTTTGATGCCAGCAGTAAAGCCTTTCCAACCGGCGCTGAACTGGAAACCCTGAAGAAAAATATTCTGGATGATTTGGTACGGGTGGAAACCCTTACCGCAAAGGCCAAAAAAGATGGCGTTACGGTTGATGAATCGGCTATTTCGACGAATGCAACCAGCATGATGGATTCACTTAAAACAAGCCTGGGTGAAGATAAATATGCGGCTGTTTTAACCACTTATAATACCGATCCGACATCATTTGAAACGTTTTTAAATACGTTCCTGTTGGATTACAGTTATGCTAACACCATGGAAACAAATTATACCACTACGCTTAAAGGTGATCCCAGTAAAGAACTTGACACCGTGGTCGGAACTGTTGGCGGCGAAGATGTCAAAAAAGATGTTTACAATTATCGTTTGGCCAACGAAGAATTATTGACTTATTATCAAACGCAGGCGGCCTTAAAAACGGACGCTGAAACCATGAAAAAAACAAATGAAACAATCTTTAACACCATTGCCCAACAAAAAGCATTAGCTAAATATGCCGAAGAAAATAATTTGACCGCGAAACAGGAAGATATTGACAGTTATATGACTACCCAAGATGCATTTATAAATTATCTGCTGCCTGGAGATGAAGCACTGCAACAATTTTTGGATGCTAAATTCTTAACCGTTGATCAATTTAAAGGATTTGAATTGCAAGATGGTACCGCATCAGCAATTACTAAAGCGATACAGGCAAATATCGAAAGTACGGTCAAAGTAACCGATGGCGATATTAAAAAATATTATGATGATAATAAAGCCTCCTACGATACCAGCACCGTTTCAGCCAAACATATCTTAGCAACCGATCAGGCCTTGGCCGATCAGGTTTATGCGGAAGCTAAGGATGTCAAAACAGCGGCAGAATTTGATGCCATCATGGCAAAATACAAAGACACGGATGGCATTAAAGAAGCTGCCGATTTAGGGGCCTTTACAAAATCAAAAATGGTCAGTGAATTTTCAGATGCGGCTTTTGCGATGGATGTCAACACCGTTAGTGAACCCGTTAAAACCAATTATGGTTATCATGTTATTTATGTATATGATAAAAAGGACGGCGAAATTCCTTCTTTAGAAGATAAAAAAGATGAAATCACGGCGACTCTCAAAACACAAAAAGTGTCGGATGAGTTTGATGCCCTAAAAACAAAACTTGTCAACAAAGAGAAAATTAAAATTAATGATATTGTGACACCGGCAGACGCCTATTTGAATGAACTAAAAACCGAATTGAATGTTAAAGTTTACGAAAAGAGAATCTAA
- the spoVG gene encoding septation regulator SpoVG: MEITDVRVRKTYPEGKMRAIVSVTFDDQFVVHDIKVIEGQSGFFIAMPSRKTPDGEFKDIAHPINMGTRREMQESVLRAYEKAIEEDNQVTNEEETEIELEVDYEEE; the protein is encoded by the coding sequence ATGGAAATAACAGACGTAAGAGTACGGAAAACGTATCCAGAGGGAAAAATGAGAGCAATCGTTTCAGTTACTTTTGATGATCAATTTGTTGTTCATGATATTAAGGTAATTGAGGGTCAAAGCGGATTTTTTATTGCAATGCCTAGTCGAAAAACGCCAGATGGCGAATTTAAGGATATTGCACATCCCATAAATATGGGTACCCGTCGCGAAATGCAGGAGAGTGTCCTGCGAGCTTACGAAAAGGCCATAGAAGAGGATAACCAAGTAACCAATGAAGAAGAAACAGAAATTGAATTAGAAGTAGATTACGAAGAAGAATAA
- a CDS encoding ribose-phosphate diphosphokinase encodes MDGKYSGIKIIAGNSNMALAQEIAEYLEVQLCNSEVVSFSDGEIGVNVFESVRGADVFVIQSTGTPVNDNLMELLILIDSMKRASAGRINAVIPYYGYARQDRKAKSRDPITAKLVANLLTTAGADRVITMDLHSNQIQGFFDIPLDHLSGGALITEYYKEKKLENMVVVSPDVGSVKRSRKLARSLNCPFAIIDKERPRPNETAVMNVIGDVKGKNCIMVDDMIDTAGTITSGANALLDLGANSVFAACSHGVFSGPAIKRIQDSAIEELVTLNTLVIPKEKQIEKIKILSTGTLFGRAIDYVHFGRSLSKLFVGRYV; translated from the coding sequence ATGGATGGAAAGTATAGTGGAATTAAGATTATTGCTGGGAATTCAAATATGGCATTGGCGCAGGAAATCGCCGAATATTTAGAAGTCCAGCTATGTAATTCAGAGGTTGTCTCCTTTAGTGACGGAGAAATCGGCGTGAATGTTTTTGAATCAGTGCGAGGCGCCGACGTTTTTGTTATCCAGTCAACGGGAACGCCGGTAAATGATAATTTAATGGAATTATTAATTCTTATTGATTCTATGAAACGGGCATCAGCAGGCCGAATTAATGCGGTCATTCCTTATTACGGTTACGCCCGCCAGGATCGTAAGGCCAAATCCAGAGATCCGATTACGGCTAAATTGGTGGCAAATCTGCTGACAACAGCGGGTGCCGACCGGGTTATTACGATGGATCTTCATTCAAATCAGATTCAGGGCTTCTTTGATATTCCATTGGATCATTTGTCGGGCGGTGCTTTGATTACTGAATATTACAAAGAAAAAAAATTAGAAAATATGGTCGTAGTTTCGCCGGATGTGGGTAGTGTTAAACGGTCAAGAAAACTGGCCCGAAGCTTAAATTGTCCATTTGCGATTATCGATAAGGAACGTCCCCGTCCCAACGAAACCGCAGTAATGAATGTTATTGGGGATGTTAAAGGGAAAAATTGTATTATGGTTGATGATATGATCGATACCGCCGGAACGATCACGTCGGGAGCCAATGCCCTTTTGGATCTCGGCGCCAATTCAGTATTTGCAGCCTGTAGCCATGGTGTTTTTTCCGGTCCGGCGATCAAGCGGATTCAGGATTCAGCGATTGAAGAATTGGTGACGCTTAATACCTTAGTTATTCCTAAAGAAAAACAAATCGAAAAAATAAAAATATTATCCACCGGAACCTTATTTGGTCGGGCGATTGATTATGTCCATTTTGGTCGCTCACTGAGCAAGCTTTTTGTGGGACGATACGTTTAG
- the pth gene encoding aminoacyl-tRNA hydrolase has product MYLIVGLGNIGKEYDGTRHNIGFETIDYVSEKKGIAVKKKEQNGLTGVYHEFGQKIMLVKPTTFMNNSGLCVAGLMNFYDIPIENLIVIYDDIDLAAGVVRIRKRGSAGTHNGMRSLIQHLGSPEFSRIRIGIGRPEMGSELVHFVLGRFAKSQFPIMEKAVIDAVAGVDYFIKDGIDLAMNRINGRKNTAVEQAEKTENDGNDGSDRK; this is encoded by the coding sequence ATGTATCTGATTGTTGGACTGGGAAACATTGGCAAAGAATATGATGGTACTCGCCATAATATTGGCTTTGAAACCATTGATTATGTGAGTGAAAAAAAAGGAATTGCAGTCAAAAAGAAAGAACAAAACGGACTAACCGGGGTTTATCACGAGTTCGGACAAAAAATTATGCTGGTGAAACCAACGACATTTATGAATAATAGCGGACTTTGTGTGGCCGGACTGATGAATTTTTATGACATTCCAATCGAAAACCTAATCGTTATCTATGATGACATTGATCTGGCGGCCGGGGTCGTGCGAATCCGAAAACGGGGCAGTGCGGGCACGCATAATGGCATGCGTTCGCTGATTCAGCATTTGGGCAGTCCGGAGTTTTCGAGAATCAGAATTGGCATTGGACGGCCTGAAATGGGATCGGAATTAGTTCATTTTGTTTTGGGGCGATTTGCGAAAAGCCAGTTTCCAATCATGGAAAAAGCGGTAATTGATGCCGTTGCTGGCGTCGATTATTTCATCAAAGATGGCATTGATCTGGCTATGAACCGGATCAATGGGAGAAAAAATACGGCTGTTGAGCAAGCCGAAAAAACTGAAAACGACGGAAATGACGGATCTGATCGAAAATAA
- the murC gene encoding UDP-N-acetylmuramate--L-alanine ligase, with protein sequence MKSQLEKKYQRPINKLFFIGIGGSSMSGLATMALSQGFLIEGSDMIASSYTEKLECLGIKIHIGHHYENIPADVDCVVYSAAIHEDNPDMIKATDLNLPKIERSSFLGLFSHIFDKTIAVSGTHGKTTTSSMVACLLQHAELRPSLSIGGKLDEFGGNAVIDGKEFFVVEACEYVDSFLKTSHSIGIITNIEEDHLDYFTGGLKQIKASFNNFGKILPADGLMIAYGDSPDVMDVVTDLACPVVTYGLNKSNDWYPENIVYDNVGKPSFDVYKKGVFYGHYQLIIPGEHNVLNSLAAIICGDFLNIAVSTSISAMLKFSGAKRRFEFRGEVNGINVYEDYAHHPTELKVVVDACLNYDHHKLWVVFQPHTYSRTYFFFDDFVDAFAKADFVILNDIYSDREGNDWNIYSEDLQKAIEKKYGIPTVTISAFADIVDHLTTHLCPNDLVLVAGSQTINHVAFDLVDKLNELYKS encoded by the coding sequence TTGAAATCACAACTAGAAAAAAAATACCAACGACCGATCAACAAATTATTTTTCATTGGAATTGGCGGAAGCAGCATGAGTGGCCTTGCCACAATGGCGTTATCCCAAGGTTTTCTCATTGAAGGTTCTGATATGATCGCCTCATCCTACACCGAAAAACTGGAGTGTCTGGGGATTAAGATTCACATCGGACATCACTACGAAAACATTCCCGCCGATGTCGATTGTGTCGTTTATTCTGCTGCCATCCACGAAGATAACCCGGATATGATTAAAGCCACTGATTTAAATCTTCCTAAAATTGAACGTTCGAGTTTTCTTGGTCTTTTTTCACATATTTTTGATAAAACCATTGCCGTTTCCGGAACTCACGGAAAAACCACCACATCATCGATGGTTGCCTGTTTACTTCAACATGCCGAATTGCGACCAAGCCTGAGCATCGGTGGCAAACTTGATGAATTTGGCGGTAATGCCGTTATTGACGGCAAAGAATTTTTTGTGGTTGAAGCCTGCGAATATGTGGACAGTTTCCTCAAAACTTCCCATTCGATTGGCATTATTACCAATATTGAAGAAGATCATCTGGATTATTTTACCGGCGGACTCAAGCAAATCAAAGCATCATTTAATAATTTCGGAAAAATTCTTCCGGCCGACGGTCTGATGATCGCTTATGGCGACTCTCCCGATGTCATGGATGTTGTCACTGATTTAGCCTGCCCGGTAGTAACCTACGGTTTAAATAAAAGCAATGACTGGTATCCCGAAAACATCGTTTATGACAATGTTGGTAAACCCAGTTTTGATGTTTATAAAAAAGGGGTTTTTTATGGCCATTACCAATTAATCATTCCCGGCGAACATAATGTTTTAAATTCACTCGCGGCAATTATCTGTGGCGACTTCCTTAATATTGCTGTTTCGACCTCAATTAGTGCAATGTTAAAATTCAGTGGTGCTAAACGGCGTTTTGAATTCCGCGGCGAAGTAAACGGCATCAACGTGTATGAAGATTATGCCCATCATCCCACCGAACTAAAGGTTGTTGTTGATGCCTGTCTGAACTACGACCATCATAAGCTATGGGTTGTTTTCCAACCGCATACTTACTCGCGAACCTATTTTTTCTTTGACGACTTTGTTGATGCTTTTGCCAAGGCCGATTTCGTTATCCTCAATGATATCTACTCTGATCGGGAAGGTAACGACTGGAATATTTATTCCGAAGATCTGCAAAAAGCCATTGAAAAAAAATACGGCATTCCCACCGTAACAATCTCTGCTTTTGCGGATATCGTTGACCACCTGACTACCCATTTATGCCCGAACGATCTGGTTCTTGTGGCCGGCTCACAAACCATTAATCATGTTGCCTTTGATTTAGTGGATAAGTTAAATGAATTGTATAAATCTTGA
- the glmU gene encoding bifunctional UDP-N-acetylglucosamine diphosphorylase/glucosamine-1-phosphate N-acetyltransferase GlmU: MNISKTIILAAGEGTRMHSQKPKVLHQVCGQNILDYVIAASSDAGILDIAVIVGFQAECVRASLAPGIATYFQQKQLGTGHAVLQALPFFENLQGNLIVLVGDAPLIRSETIRGLVLAHEAGGYAATVLTAEFEEPSGYGRMVKNGAGELLKIVEEKDASPAEKQIKEINSGMYCFDAQALILALKELKTNNVQSEYYLTDVIEIMRKMGKITGTYVTSEAADIQAVNSKIQLAEAEATMRKRTNGKLMDAGVTMIDPITTYIDSQVSVGQDTILYPGVILEGPTVIGKDCVIGANSRLVNVKIGHNVNIQSSTIIDSSVDDYTNVGPYAYIRPGSQIGKHCKVGDFVEVKNSTMGDGAKASHLTYIGDGDVGENVNLGCGTVFVNYDGKKKYRTVVEKDAFVGCNTNLIAPVTVKEGAYVAAGSTITDDVPEDSLAIARARQINKVNYLKK; encoded by the coding sequence ATGAATATTTCAAAAACCATTATCTTGGCGGCTGGCGAAGGAACGCGGATGCACTCCCAAAAACCCAAAGTTCTTCACCAAGTTTGCGGGCAGAATATTCTTGATTATGTGATCGCCGCCAGCAGCGATGCCGGAATTTTGGATATTGCCGTTATTGTCGGTTTTCAAGCCGAGTGTGTCCGGGCCAGTCTGGCCCCCGGAATTGCGACTTATTTTCAGCAAAAACAGCTGGGAACGGGTCATGCTGTACTACAGGCACTTCCTTTTTTTGAAAACCTGCAGGGAAACCTGATTGTTTTAGTGGGTGATGCTCCGTTGATTCGTTCCGAGACCATTCGGGGTCTGGTTTTAGCCCATGAAGCGGGCGGGTATGCGGCCACGGTTCTAACGGCCGAATTTGAAGAACCGAGCGGTTACGGTCGAATGGTTAAAAATGGTGCCGGGGAGCTGCTCAAAATTGTTGAAGAAAAAGATGCCAGTCCGGCCGAAAAGCAGATTAAGGAAATCAATTCAGGGATGTATTGTTTTGATGCCCAAGCCCTTATCCTGGCCCTGAAAGAATTAAAAACCAATAATGTTCAGAGTGAGTATTACCTCACCGATGTGATTGAGATTATGCGGAAAATGGGGAAAATAACGGGGACTTATGTGACCTCGGAAGCGGCCGATATACAGGCCGTTAATTCAAAAATTCAACTGGCGGAAGCTGAAGCCACGATGCGTAAACGCACTAACGGAAAACTGATGGATGCGGGCGTGACAATGATTGATCCGATCACAACCTATATTGATTCGCAAGTGTCAGTTGGGCAGGATACAATCCTCTACCCCGGAGTGATCCTTGAAGGCCCCACCGTGATTGGAAAAGATTGTGTCATTGGGGCAAATAGTCGGTTAGTTAATGTGAAAATTGGGCATAATGTTAATATCCAAAGTTCAACGATTATTGACAGCAGTGTCGATGATTATACCAACGTTGGACCTTATGCATATATTCGTCCCGGCAGCCAGATTGGCAAACATTGCAAGGTTGGAGATTTTGTGGAAGTTAAAAATTCCACGATGGGTGACGGAGCAAAAGCTTCACATCTAACCTATATTGGCGACGGCGACGTTGGCGAAAATGTTAACCTCGGTTGTGGTACGGTTTTTGTGAATTATGACGGCAAAAAAAAATATCGAACCGTTGTCGAAAAGGATGCCTTTGTTGGCTGTAACACCAATCTGATTGCGCCGGTAACTGTCAAAGAAGGGGCTTATGTTGCAGCAGGATCAACAATCACTGACGATGTCCCCGAAGATAGTTTGGCTATTGCCAGAGCAAGACAGATCAATAAAGTTAATTATTTAAAAAAATAA
- a CDS encoding DUF4190 domain-containing protein produces MEQYNNKAIASLVLGIVSLVFIWFNYFSFIGIVCAIIGLIFAIQIRKAAELEGFKPNGMATAGLVLNIIGLALCSVVLIACVACVGILGTAAYIS; encoded by the coding sequence ATGGAACAATATAACAACAAAGCGATTGCTTCCCTGGTGTTGGGAATCGTCTCTCTGGTTTTTATCTGGTTTAACTATTTTTCTTTTATTGGCATTGTTTGTGCCATTATTGGTTTAATCTTTGCCATCCAAATTCGCAAGGCCGCAGAATTGGAAGGATTTAAACCAAATGGTATGGCTACGGCTGGTCTTGTTCTTAACATCATTGGTCTGGCACTTTGCTCCGTTGTCTTAATTGCCTGCGTGGCCTGTGTCGGAATATTAGGGACTGCGGCTTATATTAGTTGA